The segment CATCGCCCGCTTCCCCGTCTACCGCACCTATGTGGACTGGCGCGGCGTCAGCGAGCTGGACCGACGGAGCATCGACTGGGCGATCACCCAGGCGCGCAAGGCCGACCCGAACACCGACGCCTCCGCCTATGATTTCCTGCACAGGCTGCTGACCACCGATCTGGTGGCCCAACCGCGCAGCGGCTACAGCCGCCAACAGGTGCTGCGCTTCGCCATGCGCTTCCAGCAGTACAGCGGCCCGGTGATGGCCAAGGGGCTGGAGGACACCGCCTTCTACCGTTACAACCGGCTGGCCGCGCTGAACGAGGTGGGCGGGCATCCGGAGCATTTCGGGGTCGGCTCCGCCAACTTCCACAACGCCAACGCCGAGCGCGCCGCCCGCTGGCCCCACGCCATGCTGGGCAGCACCACCCACGACACCAAGCGCGGCGAGGACACCCGCGCCCGCCTCTACGCCCTGTCGGAAATGCCCGAGGAGTGGGAGCGGCAAATCCAGACCTGGAGCCGCCTGCTCCGCGCCCGCCGCGGCGACGTGGAGGGCACCGCCCCGCCCGACCGCAACGACGAGTATCTGTTCTACCAGCTCCTCGTCGGCGCCTGGCCGGCGGAATTGACCGGCGCGGACCCGGCCAGCCTCGACCCGCAGGCGATGACGGAGTTCGCGGAGCGCCTCGCCGGCGCCATGACCAAATCGATGCGCGAGGCCAAGGTCCACAGCACCTGGGCCGCCCCCGACGAAGCCTACGAAAGCGCCATGACCAGCTTCGTCCACGACGCGCTGGACGTGTCGCGCAGCACCGCCTTCTTCGACGCCTTCCTGCCCTTCCAGGAGCGGCTCGCCCGCATCGGCATGGTCAACGGGCTGACCCAGACCCTGCTGAAGCTGACCAGCCCCGGCGTGCCGGACATCTATCAGGGCTGCGAGCTGTGGAACTTCAGCCTCGTCGACCCCGACAACCGGCGCCCGGTGGACTACGACGCGCGCCGCCGCCTGCTCGACGAGGTCGAGGGGGCGGAGATCGGCAGCCTGCTGAGCCGCTGGCAGGACGGGGCGGTGAAGCTCTCCCTGACCCGGCGCGCCCTGGCCCTGCGGACGGCCATGCCCGACCTCTTCGCCAAGGGCGAGTACCTGCCTTTGGAAGCGACGGGTGAGCGGGCGGAGCATGTGGTGGCCTTCGCCCGGCGCCTCGGCGACGAGACCGTCGTGGTCGCCGCCCCGCGTCTGGTGGGCGCGCTGGGCGAGACCCCGGAGTGGGGCGACACCTCCGTCCCGCTGCCGCGCGGGCAGCGCTGGCGCAACGCGCTGACCGACGGGACGCTGGAGGCCGCCGACGCGGTGACCGCCGCCGACCTGTTCCGGGACTTCCCCGTCGCCCTGCTGGTGCGGGAGGGGTGAGTGACATGGACCGCAACCCGCTGCCGCGCCGCGCGCTCGTTCCCATCGACCAGCGGCTGATCGGAGACGACCCCGGCAAGCCCGCCGTCTTCGGGACCGTTCTGTCCGGCGACCCTCAGGAAAGTTTCCTGAACCTCTACGACGGCGGCGGGGGGCGGTTCGCCTGTGGGGTCTGGCAATGCACGCCCGGCACCATCGCCATGGCCGACTGGCCCTACGAGGAGTTCTGCGTCCTGCTGGCCGGGCGGGTGGTCATCACCCCCCGGGACGGCGCGCCGCAGGAGCATGGGGAGGGCGATGCCTTCGTCATTCCCAGGGGCTTCACCGGTGTGTGGGAGGTGCGGGAGACGATCCGCAAATACTACGCGATCGAGAAGCCGCTCGGTCCCCGCGCCGCCGTGGGGCGGATGCTGCGCGCCCCGCTGTCGCTCGCCCGGCGGCTGTTGCGGCGGGGCGAGCCAGCCCTGGCCCGTGGGGGCTTCTGAAGGAGGCCACCGGACAGGGTGGCCTGACAAAATACCCGATTTCTTCGCTCGGGATTGATCGAATCCCTTCGCCACGCGTTATTCCAAAGGACAGGCGCCCGAACGGGGAAACGAGAGGCGCCTCACCGGACCATTCCTGCATCACGGGACGCGACCACAGACGGACGGGAGACAAGTCATGAGCGATCATCGCCAGTGGGTCGAACTGGACCCCAGCAACGGCTCCGAAAACAGCAAGCCGCAGGACGGTCCATCCGCCGCGGCCCCCGCGCAGAACTCCGCTCAGCCGGCGGAAGCCCCCGCGGCGGGCGGTCCGGAAGAGACGCCGGACCGCTGACCAACGGTCATTGTCTAAGGATACTGTTTAAAGCATGCGAAAACGGCAGGGCGGGCCCTCAGGGCCTCAGCCCTGCCGCCGCATGGGCTGTTGTGTGGGTTGCGGCGCCGGTTGGGGCGCCGGCTGCGGTGCGGGGGTCGCGCGCTCGGGCCGCCCGAACAGTTCCAGCGCCGGGGGGATGGAGGACGGGCGCAGCCCCGCCAGGATTTCCCCGACGGCCCCGACCGCATCGACCAGCGCGTCGGGCATCACCGGCTTGCGCAGCAGGCCGACCGCGAAATCGCGCGCCTCCTCGCCGCGGTGGTCGAAACCGGTGATCAGCAGGGAGGGGATGTTGTGCTCCTCCCACAGCTTGCGGGCCAGCGTCAGCCCGTTCTCGCCTCCGGCCAGATAGACGTCCACCAGGGCAAGATCCGGCTGTTCCCGGACCCCCAGCCGCGTCGCCTTGGCGGCGTCGCGCAGAGGGCCGACGACCGTGTATCCGGCATTCTCCATCACGGCCTTGATGGCGGGCCCGATCAACGGGTCGTCTTCGACGACGAGCAACTTCACGGCATCTGTTCCTTGTTGGCGGACGGCGCGGACCGACGTGGCCCGCAGCGCCCATGTTTGTCGATGCGGTGCATCAATCAAGGGGCTGATTGCGCGCAATGGAGCGAGCCGAGGGGGCACCGAACGGGCAGTGCCATCCGGAGAAGCGAACCCGCCGCCCTCTTTGCGTGTTTGAGACAGTCCAAGCGTGATGCAACCTCCGTGGGAGTCCTGCATGAAGTTCATCGAATTCACCGACCACGCCGGGGCGCCGGTCATGATCAACGCCGCGGGCGTTCTGTACCTGCGTGGGATCGAAGGGGAGCGGACCGAGATCACCTTCGCCGGACGCTCCGAACCGCTGGTGGTCGCCGCCCCGCTGGACGAGGTGGCCCGGACGTTGGAAGATGCCACGCCGATACCGCCCGACCCCACCCTGGCGCTCGTCTCGTGAAAGGTTGGTCGTCAGGGCCCGGCCTCACACGTCGTAGATCGGCCCCGGCGTGGACTTGTTGGCGCCCCCGCGCTTCTGCTCCTCCTTCTCGGTCAGTTCGGCCTCGCCGCCCTGGTCGGGCTTGACGGTGCCGTCCCGGGCCTCGTCGATCCGGTCGTCCTTGCGCTGGGGCTGGGTGGCGGGTGTCCGGTCGTCGCTCATGACGGTCCTCATGATGATTGTCGGTTCAGCGTATTCAACATTTCGGGGGCCGCGACGTTGCGCCCGTCGCCTGCCCCTTCCGGAGGGCTGATCCGCGCACGGCGCGGGTTGCCTGAAACCGTTCGCTCCATCACTTTTCGGGGCTGGAGACAAACCGGAAGGACCGCCATGATCGACCTTCACTATTGGCCGACCCCCAACGGGCACAAGATCACGCTGTTCCTGGAAGAGGCCGGGCTGGATTACACGATCCATCCCGTGGACATCTCCGCCGGGGACCAGTTCAAGCCGGACTTCCTGGCGATGTCCCCGAACAACCGCATGCCGGCCATCGTCGACCGCGCTCCGGCCGACGGCGGGGAGCCGGTGTCGGTCTTCGAATCGGGCGCGATCCTGACTTATCTGGCGGAGAAGACCGGCAAGTTCCTGCCCGCCGACCTGCGGGGCCGCAAGACGGTTCTGGAGTGGCTGTTCTGGCAGGTGGGTGGCCTCGGCCCGATGGCCGGGCAGAACCACCATTTCGTGCAATACGCGCCCGAACAGATCCCCTACGCCATCGACCGCTATGTGAAGGAAACCAACCGCCTCTACGGCGTCCTGAACAAGCGTCTGGCCGGCCGCGCCTTCATCGCCGGGGACGAGCTGACCATCGCCGACATGGCCTGCTACCCCTGGGTCGTCCCGCACGAGCGGCAGCGCCAGAACCTCGCCGACTTCCCCGAGTTGAAGCGCTGGTTCGAAGCGATCCAGGCCCGCCCGGCGACCGTCCGCGCCTATGAGAAGGGTGCGGAACTGGCCAAGCGCCCGTCGGTCACCGACGAGGGCAAGAAGATCCTCTTCGGCCAGACCGCCGCCAACGTCCAGAAGTGACTTGGAATCCCTCTCCCGTCCCGGGAGAGGGTGGCCCGAAGGGCCGGGTGAGGGTCGTGCGAGGATCAAGACACTGATCCTTGCTGGCACCCTCACCCTCCCGCCGCTTCGCGGCGGGTCCCTCCCTCTCCCGAGGCGGGAGAGGGCAACAACGCCCTTACTGCGCGGTCCAGCCGCCGTCCATCAGCAGGCTGGCGCCGGTCATCTGCGCCGCCGAATCGGAGCACAGGAAGACCGCCAGCCCGCCCAGTTCGTCCGGCGTCACGAAGGCGCCGGAGGGCTGCTTGGCGCCGAGCAGCTCCGCCTTCGCCTGCGGCTCCGGGATGTTCTTGGTCGAGGCGATCGCGTCGATCTGCTTCTGCACCAGCGGGGTCAGCACCCAGCCCGGACAGATGGCGTTGCAGGTGACGCCGGTGCCCGCCGTCTCCAGCGCCACCGTCTTGGTCAGCCCGACCACGCCGTGCTTGGCCGCGACGTAGGCCGACTTGTTGACCGACGCGACGTGCCCGTGCACGGAGGCGATGTTGAGGATGCGGCCCCAGCCGCGCCGCTTCATGCCCGGCAGGGCGTGGTGGGTGCCG is part of the Azospirillum baldaniorum genome and harbors:
- the treY gene encoding malto-oligosyltrehalose synthase, which translates into the protein MAADADKPIPLATYRVQLRAEFGFDRTAGIADYMARLGVSHLYASPYMKARPGSTHGYDIVDHNALNPELGSEESFHAMVEALKRNGLGQILDFVPNHMGVGGSDNGWWLDVLEWGPDSPYAGYFDIEWEPDRRYLHGKVLVPLLGDQFGAVLESGGLELRFDREAGGFAVWAYDTHKLPIRPADYGTILGDDQPDLERIGDAFRHLDQVRPHQIRRANALKAELAALVSEKPDVAEAVERRLKRFRGAEGEPESWRRLTDLIAAQNWRAAYFKVAADDINYRRFFNINELAGLRMEERELFDVAHRLAFKLVDDGTLDGLRIDHIDGLYDPKGYCERLAQATERPFYLVVEKILARHERLREDWPIDGTTGYEFANLMGGLFVDPRGEEAFTKLYADFTGRRESFDEVVRTSKIRIMESEMASELHVLARQASRIARANPRTADFTANILHQALKETIARFPVYRTYVDWRGVSELDRRSIDWAITQARKADPNTDASAYDFLHRLLTTDLVAQPRSGYSRQQVLRFAMRFQQYSGPVMAKGLEDTAFYRYNRLAALNEVGGHPEHFGVGSANFHNANAERAARWPHAMLGSTTHDTKRGEDTRARLYALSEMPEEWERQIQTWSRLLRARRGDVEGTAPPDRNDEYLFYQLLVGAWPAELTGADPASLDPQAMTEFAERLAGAMTKSMREAKVHSTWAAPDEAYESAMTSFVHDALDVSRSTAFFDAFLPFQERLARIGMVNGLTQTLLKLTSPGVPDIYQGCELWNFSLVDPDNRRPVDYDARRRLLDEVEGAEIGSLLSRWQDGAVKLSLTRRALALRTAMPDLFAKGEYLPLEATGERAEHVVAFARRLGDETVVVAAPRLVGALGETPEWGDTSVPLPRGQRWRNALTDGTLEAADAVTAADLFRDFPVALLVREG
- a CDS encoding cupin domain-containing protein; translation: MDRNPLPRRALVPIDQRLIGDDPGKPAVFGTVLSGDPQESFLNLYDGGGGRFACGVWQCTPGTIAMADWPYEEFCVLLAGRVVITPRDGAPQEHGEGDAFVIPRGFTGVWEVRETIRKYYAIEKPLGPRAAVGRMLRAPLSLARRLLRRGEPALARGGF
- a CDS encoding response regulator encodes the protein MKLLVVEDDPLIGPAIKAVMENAGYTVVGPLRDAAKATRLGVREQPDLALVDVYLAGGENGLTLARKLWEEHNIPSLLITGFDHRGEEARDFAVGLLRKPVMPDALVDAVGAVGEILAGLRPSSIPPALELFGRPERATPAPQPAPQPAPQPTQQPMRRQG
- a CDS encoding glutathione binding-like protein gives rise to the protein MIDLHYWPTPNGHKITLFLEEAGLDYTIHPVDISAGDQFKPDFLAMSPNNRMPAIVDRAPADGGEPVSVFESGAILTYLAEKTGKFLPADLRGRKTVLEWLFWQVGGLGPMAGQNHHFVQYAPEQIPYAIDRYVKETNRLYGVLNKRLAGRAFIAGDELTIADMACYPWVVPHERQRQNLADFPELKRWFEAIQARPATVRAYEKGAELAKRPSVTDEGKKILFGQTAANVQK
- a CDS encoding 3-hydroxybutyrate dehydrogenase; translated protein: MTLTQKVAVVTGSTSGIGLGIARALAGAGADVVLNGFGEAAAIEELRAGLAAEFGVRVGYHGADLSKPAEIAALIGHAEETFGSVDVLVNNAGIQHVAPVEDFPAERWDAVIALNLSAVFHGTHHALPGMKRRGWGRILNIASVHGHVASVNKSAYVAAKHGVVGLTKTVALETAGTGVTCNAICPGWVLTPLVQKQIDAIASTKNIPEPQAKAELLGAKQPSGAFVTPDELGGLAVFLCSDSAAQMTGASLLMDGGWTAQ